A region from the Pelecanus crispus isolate bPelCri1 chromosome 11, bPelCri1.pri, whole genome shotgun sequence genome encodes:
- the HIP1R gene encoding huntingtin-interacting protein 1-related protein has protein sequence MNSIKSVPARVLSRRGGHSLEAEREQFDKSQAISISKAINTQEAPVKEKHARRIILGTHHEKGAFTFWSYAIGLPLPSSAILSWKFCHVLHKVLRDGHPNVLQDCQRYRSNIRETGDLWGHLHDRYGQLVSIYTRLLLTKISFHIKHPEFPPGLEVSDEVLEKTAGTDVNNIFQLTVELFDYLDCELKLSESVFRQLNTSMAVSQMSAVQCRLAPLIQVIQDCSHLYHYAVKLMFKLHSCLPSDTLQGHRDRFHEQFRSLKNFFKKASDMLYFKRLIQIPRLPESPPNFLRASALAEHVKPVVVIPEEAPEDEEPENLIEISTVSTTEPQITSDIFEQTFGPPNGIRDDRDAQIESLKKEVDMLHAEMEKIKLEAQRYITQLKAQVNSLEGEVEEQRKQKQKALVDNEQLRDELERLQRAKQDSDRSQRLCAEAEKKASATEIRYAKLKEKHSELINTHAELLRKNADTAKQLTVTQQSQEEVARVKEQLAFQVEQVKREAEMKLEDQSVQMEQLRQELDARRDELDQAQRSLSHAKQAGAELSAQVEALHAEKEVLRRSVSEKECELLSTRGLVEEKELQLSQEADRATREIRELQGRLLEKSNQEQNLQQKLLDEQFGILQETVREAENILRDAVAKLDDPLHVRCTSSPDYLLSRAQAALESTDALENGHAQYVASMADAAGLVGALALFAHLTADTIVNGSATSHLAPTDHADRLMETCRDCGQQSLDYLGKLKDKQTLGHAELGDVRQALRGVLQLAQELRPKSLDIKQEELGDMVEKEMASTSEAIEDAVRRIEEMMSQARNKSSGVKLEVNERILNSCTDLMKAIRLLVMTSTNLQKEIVESGRGAATTQEFYAKNSRWTEGLISASKAVGWGATQLVESADRVVLHTGKYEELIVCSHEIAASTAQLVAASKVKAEKSSRNLGRLQECSRNVNEMAANVVASTKSGQEQIEEKDTMDFSGMSLIKLKKEEMETQVKVLELEKRLEGERVRLGELRKQHYALAGTYDAVEDGEAKPAPAPRRGILKKPPLAQKPGHGEPERDAGP, from the exons GCCATCAGCATCAGCAAAGCCATAAATACCCAAGAAGCACCGGTGAAGGAGAAGCATGCCCGTC GGATCATCCTGGGGACGCACCACGAGAAGGGAGCGTTCACCTTCTGGTCCTACGCCATcgggctgcccctgcccagcagTGCCATCCTCAGCTGGAAGTTCTGCCACGTCCTGCACAAGGTCCTGCGTGACGGCCACCCCAAC GTCCTCCAGGACTGCCAGAGGTACCGCAGCAACATCCGAGAGACGGGGGACCTGTGG GGCCATTTGCACGACAGGTATGGGCAGCTGGTGAGCATCTACACGCGGCTCCTCCTCACCAAGATCTCCTTCCACATCAAG cATCCCGAGTTTCCCCCAGGCCTCGAAGTGTCGGATGAGGTGCTGGAAAAGACCGCGGGGACGGACGTGAACAACAT CTTCCAGCTGACGGTTGAGCTGTTTGACTACCTGGACTGCGAGCTGAAGCTGTCGGAGTCAG TTTTCAGGCAGCTCAACACCTCGATGGCGGTCTCACAGATGTCGGCGGTGCAGTGCCGCCTGGCCCCCCTCATCCAGGTCATCCAGGACTGCAGCCACCTCTACCATTACGCCGTCAAGTTAATGTTCAAGCTGCACTCCT GTCTACCGTCCGACACGCTGCAGGGCCACCGAGACCGTTTCCACGAGCAGTTTCGCAG CCTCAAAAACTTCTTTAAGAAAGCGTCCGACATGCTGTATTTCAAGCGGCTCATCCAGATCCCTCGGCTGCCAGAG AGCCCCCCGAACTTCTTGCGGGCATCCGCGCTGGCCGAGCATGTAAAGCCAGTGGTCGTCATCCCTGAGGAAGCCCCCGAGGACGAGGAACCGGAGAACCTCATTGAGATCAGCACGGTTTCCACCACGGAGCCGCAG ATCACCTCGGATATATTTGAGCAAACCTTCGGGCCACCCAACGGCATTCGGGACGACAG GGATGCGCAGATCGAGAGTCTGAAGAAGGAGGTGGACATGCTCCATGCGGAGATGGAGAAGATTAAACTGGAG GCACAGCGGTACATCACGCAGCTCAAGGCGCAAGTGAACAGCCTGGAGGGCGAAGTGGAGGAGCAGCgcaagcagaagcagaaggcaCTGGTGGACAACGAGCAGCTGCGGGATGAGCTGGAGAGGCTGCAGAGGGCGAAGCAGGACAGCGACAGGTCCCAGCGTCTCTGTGCCGAAGCGGAAA AGAAAGCCAGCGCCACCGAGATCCGCTACGCGAAGCTGAAGGAGAAGCACAGCGAGCTCATCAACACGCACGCCGAGCTCCTGAGGAAG AACGCTGACACCGCCAAGCAGCTGACGGTCacgcagcagagccaggaggagGTGGCGCGCGTCAAGGAGCAGCTGGCGTTTCAGGTGGAGCAGGTCAAGCGGGAGGCTGAGATGAAG CTGGAGGACCAGAGCGTGCAGATGGAGCAGCTGCGGCAGGAGCTGGACGCCCGGCGGGACGAGCTGGACCAGGCACAGCGCTCGCTCAGCCACGCCAAGCAG GCAGGCGCGGAGCTCAGCGCCCAGGTGGAGGCCCTGCACGCTGAGAAGGAGGTGCTGAGGCGGTCGGTGAGCGAGAAGGAGTGCGAGCTGCTCTCCACGCGTGGCCTCGTCGAGgagaaggagctgcagctgagccaggAGGCAGACAGGGCCACGAGGGAGATCCGTGAGCTACAGGGCAGGCTCCTGGAGAAG AGCAACCAGGAGCAGAAcctgcagcagaagctgctggaTGAGCAGTTCGGCATCCTGCAGGAGACGGTGCGGGAGGCGGAGAACATCCTCCGTGACGCGGTGGCCAAGCTGGACGACCCGCTGCACGTCCGCTGCACCAGCTCCCCAG ATTACCTGCTCAGCCGGGCGCAGGCGGCGCTGGAGTCCACGGACGCCCTGGAGAACGGGCACGCGCAGTACGTGGCCTCCATGGCAG ATGCCGCGGGGCTGGTGGGGGCTCTGGCTCTCTTCGCACACCTGACGGCCGACACCATCGTGAACGGCAGCGCCACGTCCCACCTGGCTCCCACTGACCACGCTGACC ggctgaTGGAGACGTGTCGGGACTGcgggcagcagagcctggatTACCTGGGCAAGCTGAAGGACAAGCAGACACTGGGGCATGCCGAGCTGGGGGACGTGCGGCAGGCGCTGCGGGGGgtcctgcagctggcccag GAGCTAAGGCCCAAGAGCTTAGACATCAAGCAGGAAGAGCTGGGGGACATGGTTGAGAAGGAGATGGCCTCCACCTCAGAGGCGATTGAGGATGCTGTCAGGCGGATAGAG GAGATGATGAGCCAGGCCAGAAACAAGAGCTCTGGTGTTAAGCTTGAAGTGAATGAGCG GATTCTGAACTCCTGCACGGACCTAATGAAG GCTATTAGACTTCTTGTAATGACATCTACGAACCTACAGAAGGAGATAGTCGAAAGTGGCCGG GGGGCAGCAACAACTCAGGAGTTTTACGCCAAGAACTCGCGATGGACCGAAGGGCTGATCTCTGCCTCCAAGGCGGTGGGCTGGGGAGCCACGCAGCTCGT GGAGTCAGCAGACAGAGTTGTCCTGCATACGGGCAAATACGAAGAACTGATCGTCTGCTCCCACGAAATCGCCGCCAGCACGGCCCAGCTGGTGGCTGCCTCCAAG GTGAAAGcggagaagagcagcaggaacCTGGGCCGGCTCCAGGAGTGCTCGCGCAACGTCAACGAGATGGCGGCCAACGTGGTGGCTTCCACCAAGTCGGGGCAAGAGCAAATAGAGGAGaaag ACACCATGGACTTTTCAGGCATGTCCCTCATCAagctgaagaaggaagagatgGAAACACAG GTGaaggtgctggagctggagaagcGTCTGGAAGGCGAGCGGGTGCGCCTGGGCGAGCTGAGGAAGCAGCACTACGCCCTGGCTGGGACCTACGACGCGGTGGAGGACGGGGAGGCGAAGCCGGCGCCGGCCCCCAGACGAGGCATCCTCAAGAAGCCCCCCTTGGCCCAGAAGCCCGGCCACGGGGAG CCCGAGCGAGACGCCGGCCCATAA